The Aphelocoma coerulescens isolate FSJ_1873_10779 chromosome 2, UR_Acoe_1.0, whole genome shotgun sequence genome contains a region encoding:
- the NIPAL2 gene encoding NIPA-like protein 2 isoform X2, giving the protein MASGWGLRAGTWTSSQASWNASFGGLGTGSGPLSGPWYSTHKVLKQGSERVAGQKKAFIKPVLPPRKTLADPQCQSMVCVPRGYLERTSKWTQLLGVLLAAASNFLISVSLNIQKCAHRRLVCQAEQKPYYTSKLWWCGIALLGLGEVGNFTAYGFAPIALVAPLGCVSVIGSAFISVFFLKKTMRTADILGGTLTITGIYLLVTFTPSVPQELTAQQVQNYLASWPFLVYSILEIIIFCILLYFYKRKAVKHIVVLLMMVALLASLTVIAVKAVSSMIALSVKGKMQLTYSVFYMMIVLMAASCAFQIKFLNQAMHLYEATAVVPINFVFFTTSATISGVIFYREFRSAALLSVFMFLFGCLLSFLGVIIIARNKKEEHLQIPFIDCGHIPVVFLTSKMRARYMLQNLCLQTDFS; this is encoded by the exons GTGCTTAAGCAAGGCAGTGAGAGAGTGGCAGGCCAGAAGAAGGCATTCATCAAGCCTGTTTTGCCACCAAGGAAAACGTTGGCAGATCCACAATGTCAGTCCATGGTCTGTGTACCCAGGGGTTATCTAGAAAGGACTTCAAAGTGG ACTCAGCTCTTGGGAGTTTTACTTGCTGCTGCTTCAAATTTTCTCATTAGTGTCTCTTTGAATATACAG AAATGCGCTCATCGCCGACTGGTTTGCCAAGCAGAGCAGAAACCCTACTACACGAGCAAGCTATGGTGGTGTGGGATTGCCCTCCTAGGGCTTGGAGAGGTGGGCAATTTCACAGCCTACGGATTCGCCCCCATTGCTCTTGTCGCTCCACTGGGATGTGTTTCTGTTATAG GTAGTgcatttatttctgtctttttcctAAAGAAGACCATGAGGACTGCTGATATATTGG GAGGAACACTGACTATAACAGGGATATACTTGTTGGTGACATTCACTCCAAGTGTACCTCAAGAGCTCACAGCACAACAAGTACAGAATTACTTAGCCAGCTGGCCTTTTTTGGTATATTCA attttagAAATTATAATATTCTGCATTCTCCTCTATTTTTACAAAAGAAAGGCTGTGAAACACATTGTGGTTTTGTTAATGATGGTAGCACTACTGG cATCACTGACTGTCATTGCTGTTAAGGCTGTGTCCAGCATGATAGCACTTTCTGTGAAGGGAAAAATGCAGCTAACTTACTCCGTTTTCTATATGATGATTGTTTTAATGGCAGCTTCTTGTGCTTTCCAGATCAA GTTCTTGAATCAAGCAATGCATCTGTATGAAGCAACAGCAGTTGTCCCCATTAATTTTGTGTTCttcaccaccagtgccaccattTCAG GGGTCATATTTTATCGGGAATTCCGAAGTGCAGCTTTACTGAGTGTGTTCATGTTTCTGTTTGG GTGTCTCTTATCTTTCCTTGGTGTGATTATAattgcaagaaataaaaaagaggagCATTTACAAATTCCTTTTATTGACTGTGGACATATTCCTG TGGTTTTCCTGACATCAAAAATGCGGGCCAGATATATGCTGCAAAACTTGTGCCTGCAGACTGACTTCTCCTGA
- the NIPAL2 gene encoding NIPA-like protein 2 isoform X1, translated as MASGWGLRAGTWTSSQASWNASFGGLGTGSGPLSGPWYSTHKVLKQGSERVAGQKKAFIKPVLPPRKTLADPQCQSMVCVPRGYLERTSKWTQLLGVLLAAASNFLISVSLNIQKCAHRRLVCQAEQKPYYTSKLWWCGIALLGLGEVGNFTAYGFAPIALVAPLGCVSVIGSAFISVFFLKKTMRTADILGGTLTITGIYLLVTFTPSVPQELTAQQVQNYLASWPFLVYSILEIIIFCILLYFYKRKAVKHIVVLLMMVALLASLTVIAVKAVSSMIALSVKGKMQLTYSVFYMMIVLMAASCAFQIKFLNQAMHLYEATAVVPINFVFFTTSATISGVIFYREFRSAALLSVFMFLFGCLLSFLGVIIIARNKKEEHLQIPFIDCGHIPGLEKLSDENPLLLCQEMDMTFFKNQFVISVIFRFCLPYLGCKHHRQMPAKRKAFALEQKTISGALLLNNELFSCSGFPDIKNAGQIYAAKLVPAD; from the exons GTGCTTAAGCAAGGCAGTGAGAGAGTGGCAGGCCAGAAGAAGGCATTCATCAAGCCTGTTTTGCCACCAAGGAAAACGTTGGCAGATCCACAATGTCAGTCCATGGTCTGTGTACCCAGGGGTTATCTAGAAAGGACTTCAAAGTGG ACTCAGCTCTTGGGAGTTTTACTTGCTGCTGCTTCAAATTTTCTCATTAGTGTCTCTTTGAATATACAG AAATGCGCTCATCGCCGACTGGTTTGCCAAGCAGAGCAGAAACCCTACTACACGAGCAAGCTATGGTGGTGTGGGATTGCCCTCCTAGGGCTTGGAGAGGTGGGCAATTTCACAGCCTACGGATTCGCCCCCATTGCTCTTGTCGCTCCACTGGGATGTGTTTCTGTTATAG GTAGTgcatttatttctgtctttttcctAAAGAAGACCATGAGGACTGCTGATATATTGG GAGGAACACTGACTATAACAGGGATATACTTGTTGGTGACATTCACTCCAAGTGTACCTCAAGAGCTCACAGCACAACAAGTACAGAATTACTTAGCCAGCTGGCCTTTTTTGGTATATTCA attttagAAATTATAATATTCTGCATTCTCCTCTATTTTTACAAAAGAAAGGCTGTGAAACACATTGTGGTTTTGTTAATGATGGTAGCACTACTGG cATCACTGACTGTCATTGCTGTTAAGGCTGTGTCCAGCATGATAGCACTTTCTGTGAAGGGAAAAATGCAGCTAACTTACTCCGTTTTCTATATGATGATTGTTTTAATGGCAGCTTCTTGTGCTTTCCAGATCAA GTTCTTGAATCAAGCAATGCATCTGTATGAAGCAACAGCAGTTGTCCCCATTAATTTTGTGTTCttcaccaccagtgccaccattTCAG GGGTCATATTTTATCGGGAATTCCGAAGTGCAGCTTTACTGAGTGTGTTCATGTTTCTGTTTGG GTGTCTCTTATCTTTCCTTGGTGTGATTATAattgcaagaaataaaaaagaggagCATTTACAAATTCCTTTTATTGACTGTGGACATATTCCTG GATTGGAAAAACTCAGTGATGAGAATCCATTACTGCTCTGCCAAGAAATGGACATGACTTTTTTCAAGAATCAATTTGTAATCAGTGTTATTTTCAGATTCTGCTTGCCATACTTAGGTTGCAAACACCACAGACAAATGCCTGCTAAAAGAAAAGCCTTTGCACTGGAGCAAAAAACCATCTCTGGAGCCCTTCTCCTTAATAATGAGTTATTTTCTTGCAGTGGTTTTCCTGACATCAAAAATGCGGGCCAGATATATGCTGCAAAACTTGTGCCTGCAGACTGA